The following coding sequences are from one Achromobacter sp. B7 window:
- a CDS encoding bile acid:sodium symporter family protein, translating into MRRFLPDQFTLILIATVAFASFFPAVGKGATFMMVASNVAISLLFFLHGARLSTDAIVAGVKDVRLHALILACTFILFPALGLGLRALFPGLLTPSLWLGVLFVCTLSSTVQSSIAFTSMARGNVPGAICAATASNLLGTVLTPLLVAVLLHRQGGGHGLADAGRILAQLLLPFAVGSLLRPWIGAWAQRNSRTLSKVDRSSILLAVYTAFSEAVAQGIWHAFPAIDLATMVLVNALLLGSVLMITTWGSRKLGLSKENEITLVFCGSKKSLASGIPLATVLFGTSQMGVVVLPLMIFHQMQLMVCAVLARRYAERQPPAQAAVAGA; encoded by the coding sequence ATGCGCCGCTTTTTACCTGACCAATTCACGCTGATCCTGATCGCCACCGTGGCGTTTGCCAGCTTTTTCCCCGCCGTGGGCAAGGGCGCCACGTTCATGATGGTGGCCAGCAACGTGGCGATATCGTTGCTGTTCTTTCTGCACGGCGCGCGCCTTTCCACCGATGCCATCGTGGCCGGCGTGAAGGACGTGCGCCTGCATGCGTTGATCCTGGCCTGCACCTTCATTCTGTTTCCCGCGTTGGGGCTGGGCTTGCGGGCCCTGTTCCCCGGTCTGCTGACGCCTTCACTGTGGCTGGGCGTGCTGTTCGTATGCACGCTGTCTTCAACCGTGCAGTCGTCCATTGCCTTTACGTCGATGGCGCGGGGCAACGTGCCGGGCGCCATTTGCGCGGCGACCGCGTCCAACTTGCTGGGCACCGTGTTGACGCCGTTGCTGGTGGCGGTGTTGCTGCATCGGCAGGGCGGCGGACACGGGCTGGCCGACGCGGGCCGCATCCTGGCGCAGCTGCTGTTGCCGTTTGCGGTGGGCAGCCTGTTGCGGCCGTGGATCGGCGCCTGGGCGCAGCGCAACAGCCGCACGTTGTCCAAGGTGGATCGCAGTTCGATTTTGCTGGCCGTCTACACGGCCTTCAGTGAGGCGGTGGCGCAGGGCATCTGGCACGCGTTTCCGGCGATCGACCTGGCCACGATGGTGCTGGTGAATGCGTTGCTGCTGGGCTCGGTGCTGATGATTACAACCTGGGGCAGCCGCAAGCTGGGCTTGTCCAAAGAGAACGAAATCACGCTGGTGTTCTGCGGGTCGAAGAAGTCGCTGGCGTCCGGCATTCCGCTGGCCACCGTGCTGTTCGGCACGTCGCAGATGGGCGTGGTGGTGCTGCCCTTGATGATCTTTCACCAGATGCAGCTGATGGTGTGCGCCGTGTTGGCGCGGCGCTACGCGGAACGGCAGCCGCCGGCGCAGGCAGCCGTGGCGGGGGCGTAG
- a CDS encoding Rieske (2Fe-2S) protein, whose translation MQEPSLAPEVRVCAASDLANGGLGVKVPVSDGSGQTTAFFVRYQDRVHGYLNRCAHVGVELDWEGSFFTRAGDLIMCARHGATYQPDTGLCVGGPCKNGRLTALTVSERDGAVYWHPTGKIVPRDGG comes from the coding sequence ATGCAGGAACCCTCGCTTGCCCCCGAAGTCCGCGTCTGCGCGGCATCCGACCTGGCCAACGGCGGCCTGGGCGTCAAAGTGCCGGTGTCCGACGGCTCGGGTCAGACCACTGCCTTTTTCGTCCGCTACCAGGACCGCGTGCATGGATACCTGAACCGCTGCGCCCACGTGGGCGTGGAACTGGATTGGGAAGGCAGCTTCTTCACCCGCGCGGGCGACCTCATCATGTGCGCGCGCCACGGCGCGACCTATCAGCCGGACACCGGCTTGTGCGTCGGCGGGCCTTGCAAGAACGGGCGCCTGACCGCACTGACGGTGTCGGAACGTGATGGCGCCGTGTACTGGCACCCCACCGGCAAGATCGTTCCGCGCGACGGCGGCTGA
- a CDS encoding ABC transporter ATP-binding protein/permease: MNSPDAPPKNRGGFSTLRTLFPYLWPPGKTGLKVRVVAALLCLFAAKAATVYVPLIYKHAIDELGKGAPGAVTVPLGLILAYGTARVLSLLFSELRDAIFARVGQHAIRAVGLQIFRHLHALALRFHLSRQTGGLTRAIERGTKGIQTLLSFLLFNILPTFFEIGLVCIVLWKMFDIWLAAATGATVILYMAYTLAVTEWRAKFRRQMNETDSEANTKAIESLLNYETVKYFGNEEHEARRYDASLTRYERAAVRSQVSLSILNVGQAAIISVGLTLVMWMAATGIAQGRYTLGDFVLVNTYLLQLYQPLSFFGFIYREIKQAMIDMERMFELLGQDREVADRPDALPLRVAGGQVEFRDVYFGYDARRPILKGVSFTIAAGKTVAVVGTSGAGKSTIARLLFRFYDADSGAILVDGQDVRNVTQASLRAAIGVVPQDTVLFNDTIHYNIGYGRPGATEAEIQAAARLAHIHDLIMTMPDGYQTMVGERGLKLSGGEKQRVAIARTILKSPAIFLFDEATSALDTHTEREIQANLREVSQGRSTLIIAHRLSTVADADEIIVLSEGRIIERGRHPQLLAQRGVYAGMWARQQDGAASNEDADVSDAPASNPVNNPANSPAD, from the coding sequence ATGAATTCCCCTGACGCGCCCCCGAAGAATCGCGGCGGTTTTTCTACCTTGCGCACCCTGTTCCCGTACTTGTGGCCGCCCGGCAAGACCGGGCTCAAGGTGCGCGTCGTGGCCGCATTGCTGTGCCTGTTCGCGGCCAAGGCGGCCACCGTTTATGTGCCACTGATCTACAAGCACGCCATCGACGAACTGGGCAAGGGTGCGCCCGGCGCGGTGACGGTGCCGCTGGGCCTGATCCTGGCCTATGGCACCGCGCGCGTGCTGTCGCTGCTGTTCTCGGAATTGCGCGACGCCATCTTTGCCCGCGTCGGCCAGCACGCCATCCGCGCGGTGGGCTTGCAGATCTTTCGCCACCTGCACGCGTTGGCGCTGCGTTTTCACCTGTCGCGCCAGACCGGCGGGCTGACACGGGCTATCGAACGCGGCACCAAGGGCATCCAGACGCTGCTGTCGTTTTTGCTGTTCAACATCCTGCCCACGTTCTTTGAAATCGGGCTGGTGTGTATTGTGCTGTGGAAGATGTTCGACATCTGGCTGGCCGCGGCCACCGGCGCGACAGTCATCCTGTACATGGCCTATACCCTTGCCGTCACGGAATGGCGCGCCAAGTTCCGGCGCCAGATGAACGAAACCGATTCAGAAGCCAACACCAAGGCCATCGAAAGCCTGTTGAACTACGAGACGGTCAAGTACTTTGGCAACGAAGAGCACGAGGCGCGCCGCTACGACGCCTCGCTGACGCGCTACGAGCGCGCCGCCGTGCGCAGCCAGGTCAGCTTGTCGATTCTGAACGTGGGCCAGGCCGCCATCATTTCGGTGGGCCTGACGCTGGTGATGTGGATGGCCGCCACCGGCATCGCCCAGGGCCGCTACACGCTGGGCGATTTTGTCCTGGTCAACACCTACCTGTTGCAGCTGTACCAGCCCCTGAGCTTCTTCGGCTTCATCTACCGCGAAATCAAGCAGGCCATGATCGACATGGAACGCATGTTCGAACTCTTGGGGCAGGACCGCGAAGTGGCCGACCGCCCCGACGCCCTGCCGCTGCGCGTGGCGGGTGGCCAGGTGGAATTTCGCGACGTGTATTTTGGCTATGACGCGCGCCGCCCCATCTTGAAGGGCGTGAGTTTCACCATTGCGGCGGGCAAGACCGTTGCGGTGGTCGGCACGTCGGGCGCGGGCAAATCCACCATCGCCCGCCTGCTGTTCCGTTTCTACGACGCGGACAGCGGCGCCATCCTGGTCGACGGCCAGGACGTGCGCAACGTCACCCAGGCCAGCTTGCGCGCCGCGATCGGCGTGGTGCCGCAAGACACCGTGCTGTTCAACGACACCATTCACTACAACATCGGCTACGGCCGGCCCGGCGCGACCGAGGCCGAGATCCAGGCTGCCGCGCGCTTGGCGCACATCCACGACCTGATCATGACCATGCCGGACGGCTACCAGACCATGGTGGGCGAGCGCGGCCTGAAACTATCTGGCGGCGAAAAGCAGCGCGTAGCCATCGCCCGCACCATCCTGAAGAGCCCCGCCATTTTCCTGTTCGACGAAGCCACCAGCGCGCTGGACACCCACACCGAACGCGAGATCCAGGCGAACCTGCGCGAAGTCAGCCAGGGCCGCAGCACGCTGATCATCGCGCACCGCCTGTCGACCGTGGCCGACGCCGACGAGATCATCGTGCTGTCCGAAGGCCGCATCATCGAACGCGGCCGCCATCCGCAGCTGCTGGCGCAACGCGGCGTCTACGCCGGAATGTGGGCGCGCCAGCAGGACGGCGCGGCGTCCAACGAAGACGCCGATGTCAGCGACGCCCCGGCCAGCAATCCGGTGAACAACCCAGCCAACAGCCCGGCGGATTGA
- a CDS encoding aldo/keto reductase encodes MAKVPAVKLNDGSNIPQLGLGVWQVPDDQAAASVKEALAAGYRSVDTAAIYGNEAGVGAGLRASGVARKDLFITTKLWNDKHGYDDAHKAMDESLEKLGLAYVDLYLIHWPVAGSTQFLDAWRAMVEMKEDGRARSIGVSNFTQANLQQLIETSGVTPAVNQIELHPGFAQQALRAFHAKHGIATESWSPLAQGGVTKEKVIVDLAAKHGKSPAQVTLRWHVQSGLIVIPKSVTPARIRENIDIFDFELSADEMAAIDGIKSGARLGPDPEQFGR; translated from the coding sequence ATGGCGAAGGTACCCGCAGTGAAATTGAACGACGGCAGCAACATCCCGCAATTGGGGCTGGGCGTTTGGCAGGTGCCCGATGACCAGGCGGCCGCCAGCGTCAAGGAAGCCTTGGCGGCCGGCTACCGGTCGGTGGACACGGCGGCCATCTACGGCAACGAGGCAGGCGTGGGCGCGGGCTTGCGCGCATCGGGCGTGGCGCGCAAGGACCTGTTCATCACCACCAAGCTGTGGAACGACAAGCACGGCTATGACGACGCCCACAAGGCCATGGACGAAAGCCTGGAAAAGCTGGGCCTGGCCTATGTGGACCTGTACCTGATCCACTGGCCGGTGGCGGGCAGCACCCAGTTCCTGGATGCCTGGCGCGCGATGGTCGAAATGAAGGAAGACGGCCGCGCGCGTTCGATCGGGGTGTCCAACTTCACGCAGGCCAACCTGCAACAGTTGATCGAGACGTCTGGCGTCACGCCGGCGGTCAATCAGATCGAGCTGCATCCGGGCTTCGCCCAGCAGGCGCTACGGGCCTTCCACGCCAAGCACGGCATCGCCACCGAATCCTGGAGCCCCTTGGCACAGGGCGGCGTGACGAAAGAAAAAGTCATCGTGGACCTGGCCGCCAAGCACGGCAAGTCTCCGGCGCAGGTCACGCTGCGCTGGCACGTGCAAAGCGGCCTTATCGTGATCCCGAAGTCGGTCACGCCCGCCCGCATCCGCGAGAACATCGACATTTTTGATTTTGAACTGTCGGCGGATGAGATGGCCGCGATTGACGGCATCAAGAGCGGCGCGCGGCTGGGGCCGGACCCGGAACAATTCGGCCGATAG